The window ACTGAGATCGTTTTTTGTCTGTTTTGATCCAAAAATATCTTTAATGAATCTACATAGGCCCCGAAGGGTTCATCAGGATTGAAAGTGTTTGAAGCAAACTTAGTAAATAAAACTCTGTTAAATGTATTGTCATCTGCAACTTTTTCAGCTTTTACGGGGATACTTTCTAATTCAAAAATGAATCCGTTGTCATATTCCCCATTTCTTTTGTACATAAAGTCACGTTCTTTTGATACTGTCAGAATTCTGTTGCTGTCGATTCCGTATTTTATAAAGATAGATTTAAGTGTTTCTGCTCTGCGTTCGGCAATGGTATAAGGCTCTCTTCTTTGGTATAATCCGTAAATGGTTAAAACCTGGTCCGGGTTATTGGTTAAATATGTTTGTAAATAATCTTTAAAATCGTTTGAATTTTTTTCTTTTACAGTACCCTCTCCTTCAGTGATTATAAACTTTCCGGTAATTCTTTGATTGAAGTCGTCCGGATCGTATAGACCTTGTACGGCAGAATCGGTTTCTTTTTTATCGAGCGTAGTTGTCTGATCAGGAACCTGTAAAGTTTTATTTTTAGTTCCTGTATTGTTAAAGATCCATAAACCAAATACAGACCAAAGGAGAAAAACCATAAAAGCAACCAGAAAATCTTTCATTTTGTAAAGAGTTGGTTGGTTATAATTCATAAATTTATTAATTCCCGTCAAGGCCTGCAATTTCTTAAGGTTTTATAAGTTTTGTCACAGATTTATCGGATGAAAAACAAATTTATAACAGAAAAACTTTGAGGTTCATTTGTTTAATACCAAAAAGGTGATATATATTTGTACCAACAAAAAGAAATAATGAACAACATTCAATTACATCATCATCATTTTCATACTTGCGCTCAGGCGAGGTGAGAATGTTATGTGTAATTTTAGCATAAAGAAATTTAACCCGTTTGAGCAATTCAAACGGGTTTTTTATTCCCGTTGAATTGCTCAGGCCAAACTTTAAAAAGAAAATGACTAAACTAAAAGTAGCAATTCAAAAATCAGGCAGACTTAATGAAGATTCATTAAAGATTCTTAAAGATTGCGGTATTTCAGTAGACAACGGACGAGACCAGCTGAAAGCAAACGCAAGAAACTTCCCGCTAGAGGTATTGTATTTAAGAAATGGAGACATCCCTCAATATCTAAGAGATGGCGTTGTAGATATCGCCATTCTTGGAGAGAATACACTTGTTGAAAAGGGAAATGACCTTGAGATCATTGAAAAACTGGGCTTTTCGAAATGTCGTGTATCGATTGCAGTTCCCAAGAGCGAAAATTATAACAGTATTGAAGATCTGGAGGGAAAGCGGGTAGCAACTTCTTATCCAAATACGGTACAGGAATATTTTGAGAACAAGGGGGTTAACATAGATTTACATATCATTAATGGTTCTGTAGAGATTGCGCCGAATATAGGACTTGCGGATGCTGTATGTGACATAGTGTCCAGCGGAAGTACACTTTTTAAGAATAACCTGAGGGAAGTGGAGATTATGCTCAGAAGTGAAGCGGTAATTACTAAGGCTCCTGATCTTTCTGAGGAAAAACAGGCTATTTTGGACAAGCTTCAGTTTAGGATCAAATCTGTTTTACGTGCCCGGGAATCCCGTTATGTATTACTGAATGCTCCGAATGATAAAATTGATGAGATTATTCAGCTGTTACCGGGAATGAAAAGCCCTACCGTACTTCCTTTGGCTGAAGAGGGGTGGAGTTCCATTCATACAGTAATGAACAAAGACAAGTTCTGGGAGATCATTGATGAACTAAAAGAAGTAGGTGCTGAAGGTATTTTGGTTTGTCCTATCGAAAAAATGGTATTATAAGCATTTAAAAAGTATAATAAAATGAAAAAGATATATAATCCAAGGAAGCAAGACTGGCAAGAATTGTTAAAGCGCCCCACGCAAACAATTGATGATATTGAAGCAACAGTAGAAGAAATCTTTGGAGAGGTCAGATCTAAAGGCGACCAGGCTATTGCTAAGTACACCAGTATCTTTGATGGTGTTTCATTAAACGATATTAAGGTCACTGACAGCGAAATCGGGAAAGCATCGAAGCAAGTGTCGGCAGAGTTGAAAGAAGCGATTACGACCGCTAAAAACAATATCGAGAAGTTTCATGCTGCCCAGAAAACTTCAAGAGTGATTGTTGAAACTCAAAATGGAGTTAATTGCTGGCAAGAAAAAAGACCGATTCAGAAAGTAGGGCTCTATATTCCGGGCGGAACAGCTCCGTTATTCTCAACGATCCTTATGTTGGCTGTGCCTGCTAATCTTGCCGGATGTTCAGAGGTTGTACTTTGTACGCCACCTAATAAAGAAGGAGCGGTAAACCCTGCTATTTTGTATACTGCAAATCTTTGTGGAGTGACCGAAATTTTAAAAGTAGGAGGAATACAGGCTATTGCAGGAATGACTTTCGGAACGGAGAGCATCCCGCAGGTGTATAAAATATTTGGCCCGGGTAATCAATTTGTAACCGTGGCCAAGCAACTGGCAACTAAATTCAATGTAGCAATAGATATGCCGGCAGGGCCTTCAGAATTATTAGTCCTTGCGGATGATAGTGCTAATGCCGATTTTGTAGCTTCCGACTTATTGAGTCAGGCAGAACACGGAATCGACAGTCAGGTTGTACTAGTCTCTACTTCAAAGGGTTTTATAGATGATGTTGAAGTAAAAATTAAAGACCAGTTAGAGGAGCTTCCTCGTAGAGAAATTGCTCAAAAAGCCATTGAAAATTCCAGACTGATATATGTAGAAGCCAAAGAAACTGCTTTGCAACTAATCAATGAATACGGGCCGGAGCACTTTATTATATGTTCAGCGGATGAGGATTATTATGTGAACGGAATCCAGAATGCAGGCTCTGTATTTATCGGAGATTATACACCGGAAAGTGCAGGGGATTATGCATCCGGTACC of the Zhouia spongiae genome contains:
- the hisG gene encoding ATP phosphoribosyltransferase → MTKLKVAIQKSGRLNEDSLKILKDCGISVDNGRDQLKANARNFPLEVLYLRNGDIPQYLRDGVVDIAILGENTLVEKGNDLEIIEKLGFSKCRVSIAVPKSENYNSIEDLEGKRVATSYPNTVQEYFENKGVNIDLHIINGSVEIAPNIGLADAVCDIVSSGSTLFKNNLREVEIMLRSEAVITKAPDLSEEKQAILDKLQFRIKSVLRARESRYVLLNAPNDKIDEIIQLLPGMKSPTVLPLAEEGWSSIHTVMNKDKFWEIIDELKEVGAEGILVCPIEKMVL
- a CDS encoding OmpA family protein — protein: MKDFLVAFMVFLLWSVFGLWIFNNTGTKNKTLQVPDQTTTLDKKETDSAVQGLYDPDDFNQRITGKFIITEGEGTVKEKNSNDFKDYLQTYLTNNPDQVLTIYGLYQRREPYTIAERRAETLKSIFIKYGIDSNRILTVSKERDFMYKRNGEYDNGFIFELESIPVKAEKVADDNTFNRVLFTKFASNTFNPDEPFGAYVDSLKIFLDQNRQKTISVTGHTDATGEETDNEWIGLQRAKSVAGYLVSKGITEDRIRVGSAGETEPIGDNNTQEGRRKNRRIVIIIN
- the hisD gene encoding histidinol dehydrogenase, which encodes MKKIYNPRKQDWQELLKRPTQTIDDIEATVEEIFGEVRSKGDQAIAKYTSIFDGVSLNDIKVTDSEIGKASKQVSAELKEAITTAKNNIEKFHAAQKTSRVIVETQNGVNCWQEKRPIQKVGLYIPGGTAPLFSTILMLAVPANLAGCSEVVLCTPPNKEGAVNPAILYTANLCGVTEILKVGGIQAIAGMTFGTESIPQVYKIFGPGNQFVTVAKQLATKFNVAIDMPAGPSELLVLADDSANADFVASDLLSQAEHGIDSQVVLVSTSKGFIDDVEVKIKDQLEELPRREIAQKAIENSRLIYVEAKETALQLINEYGPEHFIICSADEDYYVNGIQNAGSVFIGDYTPESAGDYASGTNHTLPTNGYAKQYSGVNLDSFMKSMTFQKITKEGIKEIGVAIELMAEAEGLQAHKNAVTLRLKALQEERAYENQGV